The following coding sequences are from one Anopheles bellator chromosome X, idAnoBellAS_SP24_06.2, whole genome shotgun sequence window:
- the LOC131214091 gene encoding uncharacterized protein LOC131214091, with amino-acid sequence MPPSVATAGRKAGGGGARNKAATAAVAGGEQGAAVTRSSRRQQQQQQQLDVDDDETNAGFGKYLRSQEGIEMMKLFVIANTLVVFMTMAWPQMQQSYQMLRSIFYGEADGEDTTYP; translated from the exons atgccaccgtcggtggcTACGGCGGGCCGTAaggcaggcggcggcggcgccaggAACaaggcggcgacggcggcagtgGCAGGAGGTGAGCAAGGGGCAGCAGTGACCCGCAGCAGTcgacgccagcagcaacagcagcagcagctggacgtcgacgacgacgagacaAACGCCGGCTTCGGCAAATACCTCCGTTCGCAAGAAG GTATCGAAATGATGAAGCTGTTCGTGATCGCCAACACGCTGGTGGTGTTCATGACGATGGCCTGGCCGCAGATGCAGCAGTCCTACCAAATGCTGCGCTCCATCTTTTACGGTGAAGCCGACGGTGAAGACACCACCTACCCGTAG